The Diorhabda sublineata isolate icDioSubl1.1 chromosome 9, icDioSubl1.1, whole genome shotgun sequence nucleotide sequence CCTTGCGCTAGTTACACTAATGCCACGATAATTGCCACACTTCTTCTTATCTCCTTTCTTGTATATTGATGTAATATACGCCATATCTCAATCTTTCTGAGATTTCGTCCACATTCAAAAGGCACTTATTGTAGAGATTTGTAATAATTTCGTATAATATTTTCGCTCCGTTTCACCAACTCAATGGGAATGCCCCCTCTCCAATTCTGGACACTTGTAAAACTTTCCAAATTTCGTCTATTGTTATCGCTTCGACTAATTGATTATCAACAtcaatatcattattttcttttgaaattataatttactgTGAGCAGCTCTATCAAAACAAGACATAGTGCGCCAAAGTATGGCAACATAATTTCGAAACTGATTTAATAACTTAACATCACTTGAAATATACGGCAAAGAAAGAGAAGAAAGTAGAAGTAGAAGAAATAGTCAGTATAAGATTGAGTTCAACAAATAACATCACACGTAAACATATGTAAATCCATTCACTGGTCTGTTACTACTCcacattttttattgtgtataaatattgtattcatATCTTTTTCTTCTGTCAATATATACTCTTATAAATTTCATGTTCCGTATGagattttgatgtttattgGCTTCACTAACAACATCATTGTTAATTAATTAGAAATCAAGAGTGGATTTTGAGAGGTAAATTTGCCATTGGGTCTTTGAAAATAAgatctaattataaaaatagtatcaAATACTTTCGCCAGGTGTCAACAGACGCGAGTTCAGTGCTCTAGCTTCTGAGCTACCTCCTAAGTAttaatatagttatttttaaaacaagaagagaagtaattaaaatcaaaatgtttaGTTATCACCTCATACTAATAtgcctataatttttttcatgaaaataaaaaatctttttgcaCAAATATAAAATAGGCTCAAAATACATGATACAGGTATTTAGTGAAGGAAGGACCTATGCTTATGTTGAAGATCGATCTGGACGAcctaattttactaattttactCATTGGTTTAGCGGTTAGCGTCAGAATTCTTTGATGATGGAGTCCTAAAGATGATATCAGGACTTAAAATGGTAATGATAACTATATTGATTCGCAAAAAATTATCATAGTTTATTTTGcaatacaatttatatttagtGAATTTCCTTCTactccaataaaaaaataataaaaaaatggtttttactaataaattaaCCTTTTATTTTTCCTAGAAGTTGTGATTCCTTCACAATGGATCATAGAAATTTCATCAccatattaattaatttttctcatttagtACCCATTTTGGAGTTACCTGAACATACTGATTATAGTTATGCTTTAATgctttttatcttctttttctctAGATGCTCTTTTGAGCGTCAAAGTAGAGTTTTATTTTCccttaatcaattttttcctctCTTTCCGATTCTTTGCTACTTCATTCATCTGCTGTAATGTTTTATCTTGTCTTCCCCTTCCTGTTCTACTTATTGTAAGATTAAGTTAAGTTTTCCTGGGTCTTCCTTTAATTcctttcttatatctttttgcCTTTGTTTCTTTTCTTATTAGGCTTTGTGATGTTTCTCTCTTTATGTGTCCATAACAGGTAAACATATTTTGACTATTTAGTTCCTGTTTGAGATTCTTTAAAATCACCTCATTCCCTATCCATTCTCGTTTTCTCTGATATTTTCCTCAGATGCTTCATCACCGCTGATATTATTGTACTCTGTTCATTACCCAAGATTCGCTCCCATATATTAACGTAGGTGTCTAATTCATTgtaaatttcaagaaatttttcagTCCAGTTTTCATGAATCATACTAAAAGAGACGTAATTTCATGTTATATCAGTTCTATTTTGAGGATaccttgaaaaaattgaattataattattttattaattgtttttataaagttCTTAAGCATCGTGTATATTGTAGATAAACACGCTTGCGCCATCGGGATATAAATTTCCTCTCCTTCTCTGTTGAACCTTCTACACATACTCGAGCTTTCATCGATTTATTATACAGTAACCTAAGTTCTGAGTTTGACAATTTTATCCattaaaatgatataatttaataaaaaatgatagcaaatattgaaaatagtgatttacaaaatgaaaataatacagGACCTCGTGAATTCACCGTGgtagtaaaaattataaatgttattataGTTGCTGTGTTTTTATTGCCACTAGCTGAATATTTACTGATAACGAAAAGTGATAACAATCAAATTGAGAGTGTGGAAACGGAAATTGTAAAAGGATCCCGGGAAGTTATTGTTGATACAAAAGTTGAAACCAAGGAATATACGggtaataatgaaaattctcaagttggaaaaaccaaacaaaaaagttACGAATTAATATTATGGGAGAAAATTGTAAAGGAACTGATTGAAGAATCTGAACTTTGCTTTCCTAATGATTTTTATGCCAAAAAAAAGGATAAGATGATAaaccagaaaacaaaaaaatatataaaaacaacaaataaagaaagaaGAGAAGTACCAGGTAAGCATTTCTTAAAAACGGGTGAGGATTGAGTGGTTATTTATCCTATTCTATGGTCTCAATTTGCCTACTCTACGtaacgaatcaccccttttaCTTGGTTGATTCCAATGCCTCAATCTACCTATTCCTTGGTATTTCaccgaggaaatgaaaagcATCAAGAATACTGTTGATACTAACTCAAGACCAGGAGTATTACTTCAAATAgcgtcaaaaataaatttcacttacaGTCGGAGCTTTTATTACGAACAATAACAATTCAACACTCTGTATCTCATTAACGAAAAGACTTATCACACATTTTGATAGGAGCTTTTCGTCTTAAAATGGAGTGACGAAGCCCCCActacaatattttagatttCTTATAAAACACCCTCTTCGTTATATCATAGTTTTTGcaacatttgttttaatttactTTCGATGTGACATAATCTGATAGTTGGTTCCTAAATAGTTTCAAATGACACTAATATTTCTATGGTAATGTACATAAATTAACGGTACCAGAATagtttcaaaaacaataaaaaggcGCTTTAATAGCAAATCGaacttaaattataaaatattttctaacacTTCAAATAAGAGTAGAGTAACTGATAAAGAATATTATTTGCTTCAGTGCCACCAATAGTGAATTACGCCATAGGTGCCATCTTGGTAGTATTATTAGCAGCGGCCCTATTAGAACTATATAAAGCCAAAAGTCAACCTGTCAAAAAAGACGGCAAGAATTCTTTAAGTCGAAAATGTTCTTTGGCTGATTTAACGGTCATGAAACATCACAGGAAGGAAATGCTTAGAAGGGACTCAATCCTAGAAGCAGCCGAGGAGAACATCTGCTCTAAACAACTGGGTAGGAAGGTGTCCAGACCACCTTTGCGTTTCGATTGAAAGGTAGAGCGCAATTTGGtggttttatgttttttgttcgTGTAGTTTTTTGATATTGTAAACATGTTCCCTGCATCTATGTTCTTGTACTGTTAATAACTGAGTATAGTGTCTTCTTCACTTATGCTTGATATACAAGAATTTTAATGTACAAAATGTGAAAGGTCTTTACATACATAAACCACATATTCCTTAAATTAAGAGCAGACTTGAATTTGCCCAAGGCTGCTTAATTTGGTCGCTATGCAGCGTGGATGTAAAAACTTTGAAATGATTTTTCCATTATCTGATTTTAATAAACATTGGTATCTCAGTATTATTGGATAAATACAGGCAAATCGAATAAAATCGTTAATAAAGAAATGATTCCTTGTTGGGAAAAATGCTTGTCActatgtatttttaattatgcattttttccaaaaaaataaacagggtGTGCCATGTGACAGTGGCCAACAcatactttattaatttaaatgcATGTTATTCATTTCTCGAATTCCTTAGacataattcatataaaaagattttaaaatcGCGCATTCCTAAAAATTAAGTTACTTTTgtatcaaaacaaattaatttcgtaAAGCTGAATCTACTGCTTAATCGATTAATTAAGTTTAAAAATAGGTTTCATACCGGAATATGAAAAACCTTTATTTTGGCATACTGAAAGTCTCAGGACCGTTTCTTAATATATTCAAGTTCAAAGTTtacaagaataaattttttgtaaatatatagctTCTTATACTCCTAATACCATTGGCATTaccattataaaaattgtagagaatggaatagttacaaaaatatgaattatttttctagATTCCTTTAATTACTTATAAGGATTTTACTTAAATATATGGATTCTTAGCACGCATACAGTCCCAAAAGGCATCTCGAGAAGAACGATGTATTCTGAGAAAAGCATATATCTACCTTCTCATCTCATCTGAATTATCAGCTTCTCTACAGCACACTCTGTATCCTACGGTTATTATATTACACTAGAAAGGACGAAAGTTGAATTTTCGGCTCGGGAATCATGATGCGCAGGACCGAGATTTCAACTATTCATATGTGTGGTGTATACGATTTTTCTTTATAGCAGGTCGAAAGTACGTATTTTCATCCATAATCTCAGGGTCGAAAGTACGTACTTTAAGCCAAGGTATGAagaaaatatctattatataGCAAGGGAGGAAAGTGCTACTTTTTCTCCCGAAGATGCCTAACATGTTATACATATGATTTTTCCGTgtccatcaaataaaaagtcatgtttaaataattcatttatgaaactaacaaaaaaatattaaaagattaAGACTAAGTAGGTACAGTATGAAACTTAGAGACACGTTATTTTCATTCACGCATCCCAAATTATTTTACCTTGTAGAGTATTTATTCATACTTATGTTAAGTGTGCAATGTTCACCAATGTTTATTTGAATACCAGTGAGAGTGATAGCTGGAGCCAACGCAGTTTTCGTGATGTTATCATTAACAATATTACACAGCTGGTAAGTAGTCGTACTTGGCTGATTACAAACAATTTCATTAGCTTTAGTGAGACCCATAATTTGGTTCGGAATTTCTTTTCTAAAGAGATTGCTGCACATATACTTCAACGATATTCGTAGACTTTCAATCTCCACGTTTAAAGCGAGAATATCTCCTCTAGAATTTGCAAGTAAACTTGCCgaggtttaggttaggttaagttagattaggtgAAACTATATAATTTAAGGCATTAGGCATTAGGcagttttcaaaattcttttccAATCATTTAGTTGAAACATTTTCCTGTACTATAGCAGACAAATAAACTTGTCTGATCTATTTTAAGGCACAGCaatatagattttttataaatgtcgATATAATTAGAGACATTCCATGATGTCATTCTTAGTTTTCCTCCCTAGGGTGGAAATAGTCcgaggatatattaaaaaattcttagcctactatagaaccaaaaaaaatttcaatgtcaaaatatcttattactcaacatattctcctcttaattggttACATTTATTACAACGAACCTGCAACCTCTCTAgactttaagaaaaaaaatgtttcttcctgctctgcaaaccagacctccacggcttttattacctcctcgttggatgaaaatttacgacattttaaactttatttcagttgaggaaagataTAATAGtaggacggagccaaatctggtgaataagggaggtgttctagtaattcaagcactaaatcacgaattttttcatggcaacatgagatttgtgtccAGGAACGTTGTCTTGCAAAAAGAAGACACTTTTGGATAGCTtcccgcgtcttttctcttcaattttctcccatagagtggtcagtaatatcgaatagtaatctccagttattgttctacccttatccaaaaaatcaatcataattactccatggcaatcccaaaaaactgatgcaagaacttttccagcagatttttggacgcgaaacttcttaggtcttggagaaccagagtgtcaccattccatcgattgttgctttgtttctggattgtagaaatgtacccaagtttcatccatagtaataattcggtttatgaagtctacatcgttttcaaatcgagcacagatcgaacgcttTTGGTCAGCATTCAAActttttgcagcaatttttctcatgtccaaattgacgtgaactatatgatgaacgctttcgtatgaaatattcagtgcttcagatatacGTTTCAACCCAATTCGACGCCCAATtcgatcaccaagggtattaagcatatcttcgtaaatcttcttaccttttaacccttttaaatacaagtACTTAATGATggcgattttcacaatttcggtggacatcttttttctttcaatttattgcgtaactctggttcacttttttgacgtcaaactttacactgacacttctaataagttattgttcgttgctagagtaacgcaatattttgtttatgcatggaactggtctaggctaactacaTATGCACCTAGGAAGAAAAGTAGGGCATTCTCGTCGACCTCGCCTTCAGCTCAGGTGACAAAAATCGTATGCGAGAATGCTCTTCTTTTCTCGGGCGCGTGTACTATTTTTTCTGGTATGAAAAAATCGTCCTTAAAGTATTCTAATTAACATTACTAGAATCCTCTGAgtctaaattcattttttaattaaaattctttAGTTTCACGCAATAATAATTACTAAATGTCGTGTGAAGAAAACTTTCATCGTtagtaaacatttttataaacgaTACGATACCAGAAGCAAAAGTTCTTCCCGGGAAAGAATAGGTCACTTTTGTCCCACATATCAGGGGCGAAAAGTGAACTTTTCATCCCGGtgaaaaaatagtacaaaaatcgCGGGCGAAAATGCCCTACTTTTCTCACTAGGTGCGTAATGTACTATTTCCTCTCTAGGTACGAAAAGTACGACTTTGCTCCCTACAATGAGGCCATGTTTACTTTGGATAGAGGTGGgggaagaaaatattttgtctcTTCTATAGAGATGAGATGTTTAAGTACTTCAAACTATCTCAAATATTTCGTACTATAGTACCAACTGACCACATAAAATCTTATTGCGCACAAGGCATTTCAAACTTGTTTGTGGTAGACGTGTGTAAAGATCTTAGAGACACATACTACTTCAGTTTAGAACCATTCCACTATTACAATTAATTCTTACCACAAGTACTTACTTACATACTTACCACAAGTACATATATACAATCCCAACTCACCGCAAGTACATAATCATTTGATTTGCACATTCATCTGGCTTTTTTAGAAAGTTGgtaatatttcttttcatatattttttgactacaaatgatgaaattcaaGTAACTCATTGTCCATTTGATCAAATGGATGAATGGGATTAAACTGTACAAACtacgttttcagtgaataaaataacaaaaatatacattacatTAAACCAGAAGGAAAATAAAGCTAAGAACACATTTTTAACACGTGCCGTGTAAACACGACACGTTAGAATGCGACACATCAGATAGACCGGACACATATGTGTGTTATAAAACTTGTATGCCAGCtgacattttgatgtttttaaccTGTTAAGTAGTATCCTCGACCTTCAGGTTCACACATTCACAATCCTCCGGAGCTTATGGAGCACCTACAAGAAGAAATTGATTGGTTGGATGAAGAAGAGGAAATGGTTGCTTGTGCTACAATATGAATCCAGGGAGAACTGGGTTCATCCAATAAACCAACGTAGGAACGAATGTGGTGAATATCATGTTCTGTAGCCCGAAATTAGCAATGACAATGACAGGTGTAAAATGTATATCAGGATGACCAAGAAGGAATTCGACGTGGTTTACAATTTACtagaaagtaaataaaagaaGCAAAATACAAATTCTAGAGAAGCAATATCTTTGTAAAATTAACCAATGTATTGGAAAAAGAACTTCTTTGAGTATTTTCTGAAACATAAGTAATGGTTTGAGATTGTCGTTTTCGTTGGTCTCGGTAGTCCTTGTTTcggaaattatataaaaactcataCTTTCGTACCTCTTCTATAAATTGTACCTCAGTTAACATAAAgataattatagatatattacGGAAACGAATATAGTTAATGAAACACTTTTCAGTCACGATCAGAAAAAACTCGGCACAGGTGGTGAATATAACCTACAACACTTTGTAACACTTCTGACGAACATCTGACCAACGATATTAAAAACACGCGCTTGGCGTGTTAAAGCGTGTTATCGGTCTCTGACGACACATCACAATAATATGCATagatctatttaaaataacttaatagatatttatataacacGTGTTAATGCATGTTAAAATGACACGTGTTAAAAATGTGTCCTTAGCTTAACTCCTTTAGAAAAGATAACCAAGCCATACAATCGCTCCAACAAACGGATTGAAAATATCTCTCTTCACATTGACATTAAGGGCTCCCGAACAAAAGTTTAAAGTGGTTTATAAAACAGTGTCACTATTTCTGTGGAAATAAAGATCTGAAAAGTGTGTAAgggaataatgaaataaacatgtaaatattttaacgcCGATTACGAAATTGttcgtaattttttcaaaatctcctATTCgtaaatactatttttattatatttcaatattgtcAGTAGTTTTGAATGTATCAGCACTGTTATATGATTTAGactttaaacaatttttttaaaaacctcATTTTTGAATAATGGTTCCATTATTTCTACCATAATTTCATACAAAGGTCACAAATAACGTAACGTTTCTCGGGTAAAGGTTTTCTGATAAAATTGTACACGTTAATTTAATACTTGGCATTTTATTAAACCTcaaattatacaataattacAACACTATCAACAATCCCCGCACTTTATACCACTAATTCGACTGCCAATATTCAACTTCTCACCTACTGTGAGCTCCTACTCAACTTATTTTTCTAGAACATGGTATAAGAAACTTATAATAGCAATAGTTAAAATGTAAATGGTTACAAAATAGATGTagcgagagagagagagatttgttgtgaaaaattaggaaggaaggttttttttttggtaatttggttatgatttgcattaggccctgatataggaatgttttcctctgcagggctgggtgtgGGGATATTTTGTTGGGAAGTGTTTgctcggctgcttctagcggtgcagttacattttttttgttcaagattttttttcttttttatatttttttgggggggtttttttatgtatttttttttgtttattttttgttttttcataatctaattgggggtgggcgggtacagctacggctgtattattccctatcgtcggacatttgtctggagaatcggttctccaggttgcagggaaaccgcagaaaacctgcaactccgacgatgGATGAAACTGAGGGTGTGTGTTGGGGGTAGGAATATATCTGATTAATAGATGTAGCCACCCACCACGTCTTTTATAGTTTCCACTACATAAGTTATGACTCACGCCGCCAGATGGCGTGCGGCTGTTGCTATGTAACAATATTTTAGTTGTTGCATGAAAAGACATgttcacttttttgatttttaacaaTCTATCCCTGTAAATAGGAATGAGCCGCTTACAGGTAACAAACATACTGGTAAGTGAGTGTCGGTCTCtcagaaaataatgttttacaGACTTCTCTAATATCCTTTTCACATTCTCATTAAATTATAAACCATATAACaaggttattaattttatttgaataattaaatattaagtgATTGAACGATGTTACGGATAAGTAGAAAAATGggaatttgtttcaatttaagAAAGTTTTAAACCGATGATATGCGTCTAATGACATCCttctaacatttttaataaaacaaaataccaataatattaaatagaaaatcacaAAGGGAAAATTATCCACCTACGAGTATATTTTGTTCAAACATAATGTCAGATGTGTACTGGGCCCTTTTTGTGtccaattctttttttttattactatttgttATTTTACATCGTTGCTGCGAGTctattatccataaaaactaTCATTCTGATGGACTATAAGGTAGAAACTATTTTCTGaactaattttcatataaatttaattcTATCTTTTCGGTAGTATATACTCATTTTTAGCAGATAATAACACATTAGGTAAAAAACGTATTATAATTGTAGTAAATTGGTATCCCTGcttttatataattcataagTGTATTCTcatacaattttctatttttgatatcACACACattaacttttttgtaaaaacttgataaatggagtatttgttaattttttttaaatctgaaatACTATGAGAATGAGAATGCTGAATGTTCTCTTTTCTGAGACGCATCgggtatttaaataaattggcCATCAGATGAGTTCATCAGCTACCTATTCTTGATAATGGATCTGCta carries:
- the LOC130448714 gene encoding uncharacterized protein LOC130448714 → MIANIENSDLQNENNTGPREFTVVVKIINVIIVAVFLLPLAEYLLITKSDNNQIESVETEIVKGSREVIVDTKVETKEYTGNNENSQVGKTKQKSYELILWEKIVKELIEESELCFPNDFYAKKKDKMINQKTKKYIKTTNKERREVPVPPIVNYAIGAILVVLLAAALLELYKAKSQPVKKDGKNSLSRKCSLADLTVMKHHRKEMLRRDSILEAAEENICSKQLGYKPAPLYRQYSFPVGPSSLPIMGTSNHNGRRLSIQGAIRYVPVVDGRPAAVLQGRRHSIISDGRQPLIAVESDRSLSVERGILLTDRIVDDSLERRYYGHGRRVHRH